In Gemmatimonadaceae bacterium, the following proteins share a genomic window:
- a CDS encoding TonB-dependent receptor plug domain-containing protein has product MVVATLLMLILAHVASAQATSDRLLGVYDPDTGAPIENVQIVLLGSRKEWRTSAAGLALLRDLPAGDHILRLRRIGYKPHSEFVAFSPRDTAPLTLVLQPLPVQLPEIIVNAREERYERQLSDFMQRRRASAAPASSFITEADLQKWGAVRWSDALARTSGVRTGVSGAVSLRGCARFALYVDGALLASNDLEAIPLPTVAAIEVYRGAAEIPVQFNATGRACGAVVVWTR; this is encoded by the coding sequence ACTTCTCATGCTGATACTGGCGCATGTCGCTTCCGCACAGGCAACGTCAGATCGCTTGCTTGGCGTGTACGATCCCGACACCGGCGCGCCGATCGAGAACGTGCAGATCGTGTTGCTCGGCAGCCGCAAGGAGTGGCGAACCTCCGCCGCGGGCCTGGCGCTCCTCCGAGATCTGCCCGCAGGTGATCACATCTTGCGCCTGAGGCGAATCGGGTACAAGCCGCACTCGGAGTTTGTTGCGTTCTCGCCGCGCGACACGGCGCCCCTCACGCTCGTTCTTCAACCGCTCCCAGTCCAACTACCGGAGATCATCGTGAATGCACGCGAGGAGCGATACGAACGGCAACTGAGTGATTTCATGCAACGAAGAAGAGCCAGCGCCGCGCCCGCGTCCTCCTTTATCACAGAAGCCGACCTTCAGAAGTGGGGCGCGGTGCGCTGGAGCGATGCGTTAGCGCGAACGTCTGGCGTGCGGACCGGAGTATCGGGCGCCGTCTCATTGCGAGGTTGTGCGCGATTTGCCCTATATGTCGATGGAGCGTTGCTCGCGAGCAACGACCTCGAGGCAATCCCGCTCCCAACCGTCGCCGCCATCGAGGTATATCGAGGGGCCGCAGAGATCCCGGTGCAGTTCAATGCTACTGGACGTGCATGCGGCGCAGTGGTCGTCTGGACGAGATGA
- a CDS encoding aminotransferase class III-fold pyridoxal phosphate-dependent enzyme — protein sequence MSDRPESTRVWREALAESWGMEGVLEPLAGEFDLNFRVTAADGAQFILKVMRPACDPAFVDLLAAAHEYIREHDATVPVPAVVRTTGGERWCVRHDADGTPRLTWLLTLLPGVEYARAQPRPPSLLRELGAAVARMHSALTGFAHPALERPDFKWDLTRADWVMHHIDDLATRAQQELVADAWLRFDAIRGPLHAQPRAVLHNDLNDWNILVARSEHGAPRAGAIQQRGTPCLAGIIDFGDIVTGPLVCELAIAGAYLVLDHPHPERALAAFVAGYHAVSPLTPAQLDLIWPLLLMRLAVSVTNAMLMKRERPDDPYVVVSESLAWGYLERARTIADGQMCARLRVACGYRANDRATRVLAWLDEQRGSFAPVMGIDLATIATGSLAIRSALVPRDAMMMTEDEARSLGSAANAGAAWVGSYGEPRAVYTAPAFRKGAHPIADRRSVHIGVDTFLPAGSPVHAPTAGTVDAVEYRESRLDYGGMVVLRHVTPDGDPFWTLYGHLSRASVESLRPGQMIARGERFGALGEMEENGGWDPHLHFQLAVLTDGMAGDWPGVADPDDLALWTAICPNPAALLNLPDERVAYQALDTELICAGRKAHFATNLKLSYREPLLFVRGWKHYLFDEWGRVHLDAYNNVPHVGHAHPRLAAIAADQLARLNTNTRYLHPLQVAFAEELLARMPPHLTHVFFVNSGSEGNELALRLARTYTGGKDMVTPDHGYHGHTTGAYDLSAYKFNKPNGGGRPEWVQLVPVADTYRGEHRGDDAAVRYAEHVDDAIARIHARGGRLAGFIAETFPSVGGQIIPPVGYLAAVYDRVRAAGGICIADEVQTGIGRLGDFFWGFEHQGARPDIVVLGKPLGNGHPLGAVVTTSEIARSFDNGIEFFSTFGGSTLSCRVGTEVLRIVRDEGLQASARVVGNHLLAGLRELQSRHALIGDVRGMGLFIGVDLVTDRESRAPATAAASYVVNRLREERILIGTEGPADNVLKIRPPLTVGRDDAEWVVGVLGRLLSELQ from the coding sequence ATGAGCGATCGCCCGGAGTCGACGCGCGTGTGGCGCGAGGCGTTGGCGGAGTCGTGGGGGATGGAGGGGGTACTCGAACCGCTCGCCGGCGAGTTCGACCTCAACTTCCGCGTCACGGCCGCTGACGGCGCGCAGTTCATCCTCAAGGTCATGCGCCCCGCATGCGATCCGGCGTTTGTCGACCTGCTCGCGGCGGCGCACGAGTACATTCGCGAACACGACGCGACGGTCCCCGTCCCAGCCGTGGTGCGCACGACGGGCGGTGAGCGCTGGTGCGTGCGACACGACGCCGACGGCACTCCACGCCTCACCTGGCTCCTCACGCTCCTGCCAGGCGTCGAGTACGCGCGCGCGCAACCGCGACCGCCCTCCCTGCTTCGCGAGCTGGGCGCCGCGGTCGCGCGCATGCACTCGGCGCTCACCGGCTTCGCGCACCCCGCGCTCGAGCGCCCCGACTTCAAGTGGGATCTCACGCGTGCCGACTGGGTCATGCACCACATCGACGACCTGGCCACACGTGCGCAGCAGGAACTGGTGGCCGATGCGTGGCTGCGTTTCGACGCCATCAGGGGACCGCTCCACGCCCAACCGCGCGCGGTGCTGCATAACGATCTGAACGACTGGAACATCCTGGTCGCACGGAGCGAGCATGGTGCACCACGCGCGGGGGCTATCCAACAGCGAGGCACTCCGTGCCTCGCTGGTATAATCGACTTCGGCGACATCGTCACCGGTCCCCTTGTGTGCGAGCTCGCGATCGCCGGCGCCTATCTCGTGCTCGATCACCCGCACCCCGAGCGCGCCCTCGCCGCCTTCGTCGCCGGCTATCACGCCGTCTCGCCGCTCACGCCGGCACAGCTCGACCTCATCTGGCCGCTCCTCCTGATGCGGCTGGCGGTGAGTGTCACCAACGCGATGCTCATGAAGCGCGAGCGTCCCGACGACCCGTATGTCGTCGTCTCCGAATCGCTGGCCTGGGGCTACCTCGAGCGCGCCCGCACGATCGCCGACGGACAGATGTGCGCCCGCCTGCGCGTGGCCTGCGGCTACCGCGCCAACGATCGCGCGACGCGCGTGCTGGCATGGCTGGACGAGCAGCGGGGGTCCTTCGCCCCGGTGATGGGGATCGACCTGGCGACCATCGCCACGGGCTCGCTCGCCATCCGCTCCGCACTCGTCCCGCGCGATGCGATGATGATGACGGAGGACGAGGCGCGCTCGTTAGGCTCGGCGGCCAACGCCGGGGCCGCGTGGGTGGGGAGCTACGGCGAACCGCGCGCCGTCTACACCGCCCCCGCCTTCCGCAAGGGAGCGCACCCCATCGCCGACCGTCGCTCGGTGCACATCGGCGTCGACACCTTCCTCCCCGCCGGGTCGCCCGTGCACGCGCCGACTGCCGGCACGGTCGACGCGGTCGAGTATCGCGAGTCGCGGCTCGACTACGGCGGGATGGTCGTGCTGAGGCACGTCACCCCCGACGGCGATCCGTTCTGGACGCTGTATGGCCACCTCTCGCGCGCCAGCGTCGAATCGTTGCGTCCGGGGCAGATGATCGCGCGCGGCGAGCGCTTCGGCGCGTTAGGAGAGATGGAAGAGAACGGCGGGTGGGACCCGCACCTGCACTTTCAGCTGGCGGTGCTCACCGACGGCATGGCCGGCGACTGGCCCGGCGTCGCCGACCCGGACGACCTCGCGCTCTGGACGGCGATCTGCCCCAACCCCGCGGCGCTCCTCAACCTCCCTGACGAACGCGTCGCGTACCAGGCGCTCGATACGGAGCTCATCTGCGCCGGGCGGAAGGCGCACTTCGCGACGAACCTCAAGCTGTCGTATCGCGAGCCGCTGCTCTTCGTGCGCGGGTGGAAGCACTACCTGTTCGACGAGTGGGGGCGCGTGCACCTGGACGCCTACAACAACGTCCCGCACGTCGGCCACGCGCACCCGCGCCTCGCCGCGATCGCCGCCGACCAGCTCGCGCGCCTCAACACCAACACGCGCTACCTCCACCCGCTGCAGGTGGCCTTCGCCGAGGAGTTGCTGGCCAGGATGCCACCGCACCTCACGCACGTCTTCTTCGTCAACTCGGGGAGCGAGGGGAACGAGCTGGCGTTGCGGCTGGCGAGGACGTACACCGGGGGGAAGGACATGGTCACCCCCGACCACGGCTACCACGGCCACACCACCGGTGCCTACGACCTGTCGGCGTACAAGTTCAACAAGCCGAACGGCGGCGGGCGCCCCGAGTGGGTGCAACTCGTCCCGGTCGCCGACACCTATCGCGGCGAGCACCGCGGCGACGACGCTGCCGTGCGCTACGCCGAACACGTCGACGACGCCATCGCCCGCATCCACGCGCGCGGCGGACGGCTCGCCGGCTTCATCGCCGAGACGTTTCCCAGCGTCGGCGGGCAGATCATCCCGCCGGTCGGCTATCTCGCTGCCGTGTACGACCGCGTCCGTGCCGCCGGCGGAATCTGCATCGCCGACGAGGTGCAGACCGGAATCGGGCGACTCGGCGACTTCTTCTGGGGCTTCGAGCACCAGGGGGCCCGCCCCGACATCGTCGTACTCGGCAAGCCGTTAGGCAACGGCCACCCGCTGGGCGCTGTCGTCACCACTTCCGAGATCGCGCGCTCGTTTGACAACGGGATCGAGTTCTTCTCCACGTTCGGCGGGAGCACGCTGTCGTGCCGCGTGGGGACCGAGGTACTGCGCATCGTGCGGGACGAAGGGCTCCAGGCGAGCGCCCGCGTCGTCGGTAACCACCTCCTCGCAGGGCTCCGCGAGCTGCAATCGCGTCACGCGCTCATCGGCGACGTGCGAGGGATGGGGCTGTTCATCGGTGTTGACCTCGTCACCGACCGCGAATCCCGCGCGCCGGCGACAGCGGCGGCGAGCTACGTCGTGAACCGGTTGCGCGAGGAGCGCATCCTCATCGGTACCGAGGGGCCGGCGGACAACGTGCTGAAGATCCGGCCGCCGCTCACGGTTGGGCGGGACGACGCAGAGTGGGTGGTCGGCGTGCTGGGGCGACTTCTAAGTGAGCTGCAATAG
- a CDS encoding RidA family protein has translation MPSSLTHTFVHAPNLPTPVGPYSPAVGFERLIFVSGQGAVDPATGFLAGADATAQTEQCLRNVRAILQAAGSDMQYVLRCGVFLTDMNEFQEMNAVYARVFGDNRPARTTVEVSKLPREGLKVEIDCVAYRP, from the coding sequence ATGCCGAGCTCCCTGACGCACACCTTCGTCCACGCCCCCAATCTCCCGACGCCGGTTGGCCCGTATTCCCCCGCCGTCGGCTTCGAGCGCTTGATCTTCGTCTCCGGGCAGGGCGCGGTCGACCCGGCGACTGGGTTCCTCGCCGGCGCCGACGCGACGGCGCAGACGGAGCAGTGCCTCAGGAATGTGCGGGCCATTCTCCAGGCGGCTGGCTCCGACATGCAGTACGTCCTGCGCTGCGGCGTCTTTCTCACCGACATGAACGAGTTCCAGGAGATGAACGCCGTGTACGCACGCGTCTTCGGCGACAACCGTCCGGCGCGCACCACGGTCGAGGTGTCGAAGCTCCCGCGCGAGGGGTTGAAGGTGGAGATTGACTGCGTCGCCTATCGGCCGTGA
- a CDS encoding GIY-YIG nuclease family protein, translating into MPIDRKALTREYKETPRTAGVAVVRCRENGKVLLIAGVDIPAPVNRHRAQLRLGAHPNRALQDDWKALGADAFDFEIVDTLPLPDTADVDQRDDVQALDAMWLEKLAPYAPAGYNRAPTAK; encoded by the coding sequence ATGCCCATCGACCGGAAGGCGCTGACGCGCGAGTACAAGGAGACGCCGCGGACCGCGGGAGTGGCGGTGGTGCGCTGTCGCGAGAACGGGAAGGTGCTGCTCATTGCCGGCGTCGACATTCCTGCCCCGGTGAATCGCCACCGCGCCCAGCTCAGGCTTGGCGCGCACCCCAACCGTGCATTGCAGGACGATTGGAAGGCGTTAGGCGCCGACGCGTTCGACTTCGAGATCGTCGACACGCTCCCGCTCCCCGACACCGCCGACGTGGACCAGCGCGACGACGTGCAGGCCCTGGACGCGATGTGGTTGGAGAAACTCGCACCCTATGCGCCCGCCGGCTACAACCGGGCGCCCACGGCGAAGTAG
- a CDS encoding DUF305 domain-containing protein: MSTTSRARRFRLAASVALGIVPALTIGGCASGRAVSAIPADHPLRLTGDAGARARARADSARRPYTEADINFMSGMISHHAQAIVMARWAPTHGASSSVQTLCERIINAQQDEIALMQNWLRDRALPVPEARPVPMKMKMNGVEHEMLMPGMLSDAQLQELDAARGADFDRHFLAYMIQHHKGAVTMVQELFARDGAAQDLTVFKFASDVNVDQSTEIARMEKMLVLARLQGGER, from the coding sequence ATGTCGACGACATCGCGTGCGCGGCGGTTTCGGCTGGCGGCGAGTGTGGCGTTAGGCATTGTTCCGGCGCTCACGATCGGAGGGTGTGCGTCCGGCCGCGCGGTGTCGGCGATCCCGGCCGATCACCCGCTGCGCCTCACGGGCGACGCGGGGGCGAGGGCGCGCGCGCGGGCCGATAGCGCGCGGCGCCCCTACACCGAGGCCGACATCAATTTCATGTCAGGGATGATCAGCCATCACGCGCAGGCGATCGTCATGGCGCGGTGGGCGCCGACGCACGGGGCGTCGAGCTCGGTGCAGACGCTGTGTGAGCGCATCATCAACGCGCAGCAGGACGAGATCGCGCTGATGCAGAACTGGCTGCGCGATCGCGCCCTCCCCGTCCCCGAGGCCAGGCCCGTCCCCATGAAGATGAAGATGAACGGGGTGGAGCACGAGATGCTGATGCCGGGGATGCTGAGCGACGCGCAGTTGCAGGAGCTGGACGCCGCGCGCGGCGCCGACTTCGACCGGCACTTTCTCGCTTACATGATCCAGCACCACAAGGGAGCGGTGACGATGGTGCAGGAGCTGTTCGCGCGCGACGGCGCGGCGCAGGACCTCACCGTCTTCAAGTTCGCCTCCGACGTCAACGTGGACCAATCCACCGAGATCGCGCGCATGGAGAAGATGCTCGTCCTGGCGCGCCTTCAGGGTGGGGAACGTTAG
- a CDS encoding GNAT family N-acetyltransferase → MKYRLASPADLPALAQMRWDFRAEAGEAPRESFDSFRARYTRLVDEEIRAGRLAYWIAEQDDEIVAHIAVFRILGIPRPMRTSDQWGYVTDCYTRPAARGMGAGSALLQRVQAWARELDFELLLVAPGDLAEFFYRRAGFVDATSFRQCQLRSFDESDDHADENGIPGLV, encoded by the coding sequence ATGAAGTACCGCCTCGCCTCGCCCGCCGACCTGCCAGCGCTCGCGCAGATGCGCTGGGACTTCCGCGCGGAGGCTGGAGAAGCGCCGCGCGAATCGTTCGACTCCTTCCGCGCGCGATACACGCGCCTGGTGGATGAAGAGATACGCGCCGGTCGACTCGCGTACTGGATCGCCGAGCAGGACGACGAGATCGTCGCCCACATCGCGGTCTTTCGCATCCTCGGCATCCCGCGCCCCATGCGCACCAGCGACCAGTGGGGCTACGTCACGGACTGCTACACGCGCCCGGCCGCGCGCGGAATGGGCGCCGGCTCGGCGCTGCTGCAGCGCGTGCAAGCGTGGGCCCGCGAGCTCGACTTCGAGCTGTTGCTCGTTGCGCCTGGCGACTTGGCTGAGTTCTTCTATCGTCGCGCCGGCTTCGTCGACGCGACGTCGTTCCGGCAGTGCCAGCTCCGATCGTTCGACGAGAGCGACGATCACGCCGACGAGAATGGTATTCCCGGTTTGGTCTGA
- a CDS encoding DUF1801 domain-containing protein, protein MAETKTRPTNASVSDYIASRANDAQRADCKTLIAMMRKATGKPPRMWGPSIVGFGSYHYEYASGHSGDSCLTGFAIRGREVVLYLAAEGARPQALLKQLGKHRMGKSCLYLKSLADVDLEVLRELIDGSIAEVRRRYPG, encoded by the coding sequence ATGGCCGAGACAAAGACAAGGCCGACCAACGCCAGCGTGAGCGACTACATCGCCTCGCGCGCAAACGATGCGCAGCGGGCCGACTGCAAGACGCTGATCGCGATGATGCGAAAGGCCACCGGCAAGCCGCCCAGGATGTGGGGGCCGAGTATCGTCGGGTTCGGGTCGTATCACTACGAGTATGCCAGCGGCCACTCCGGTGATTCGTGCCTCACGGGCTTCGCGATTCGCGGGCGCGAGGTGGTGCTGTATCTCGCCGCCGAGGGCGCGCGGCCGCAGGCATTGCTCAAGCAACTGGGGAAGCACCGCATGGGGAAGTCGTGCCTGTATCTCAAGTCGCTGGCCGATGTGGATCTCGAGGTCCTGCGCGAGCTCATCGACGGATCGATTGCAGAGGTGAGGCGGCGCTATCCGGGGTGA
- a CDS encoding FAD-dependent monooxygenase has translation MTHHAVVIAGGGPTGLMLAGELALAGVDAVIIERWPNQQLSGSRALGVTARTIEAFDQRGIAQRFLAAGQIAQVTGFAVTRLDISDFPTRHNYGLALRQQHIERLLAGWVRELGVPIWYGREVSGFTQHADGVDVALADGEVLHGQYLIGCDGGRSIVRKGAGIDFPGWDATTSNILAEVEMTETPPYGVHRSAGGVHAFGRSEYEIRGSEIIYKDVGPIGVMVTEPNADATAEPTLDDLKRLLVAACGTDFGVHDVTWISRFTDMSRQAATYRNARVLLAGDAAHIHSPIGGQGLSLGVQDAVNLGWKLAQVIKGSSPDTLLDSYNAERHPVGARVLKATMAQVALHREDARTVAARDIIGELLRMDEPRRYIAGMMSGLDIRYELGEGHPVLGRRIPDLDIATERGPQRIFSLLHTARPVLLDFGSDHALDVTGWEGRVRHLVSRYAGPWTLPVLGQVTAPAAVLIRPDGYVAWAGNGTNHGLREALGTWFGPPITM, from the coding sequence ATGACCCACCACGCGGTCGTGATAGCAGGCGGGGGGCCGACGGGGTTGATGCTCGCCGGAGAGCTGGCACTCGCCGGCGTCGACGCCGTCATCATCGAACGCTGGCCTAACCAGCAACTGTCGGGCTCTCGTGCGCTCGGCGTTACGGCGCGCACCATCGAAGCCTTCGACCAACGCGGCATTGCGCAGCGCTTCCTTGCCGCGGGACAGATAGCGCAAGTCACGGGCTTCGCCGTCACGCGCCTCGACATCAGCGACTTCCCCACGCGCCACAACTACGGCCTCGCGCTGCGGCAACAACACATCGAACGCCTGCTCGCCGGGTGGGTGAGGGAACTGGGCGTACCGATCTGGTATGGGCGCGAGGTGTCGGGATTCACGCAGCACGCGGACGGTGTGGACGTCGCACTCGCCGACGGCGAGGTGTTGCACGGGCAGTATCTCATCGGCTGCGACGGGGGGCGCAGCATTGTCCGCAAGGGGGCCGGCATCGACTTCCCCGGATGGGACGCAACGACGAGCAACATCCTGGCCGAGGTGGAGATGACGGAGACGCCACCCTACGGCGTGCATCGCTCGGCGGGCGGCGTGCACGCCTTTGGCCGCTCGGAATACGAGATCAGGGGGAGCGAGATCATCTACAAGGACGTAGGCCCGATCGGCGTGATGGTCACCGAGCCTAACGCGGATGCCACCGCCGAACCGACGCTTGACGACCTCAAGCGGTTGCTGGTAGCCGCCTGTGGTACCGACTTCGGCGTGCATGACGTCACATGGATCTCCCGATTCACCGACATGTCGCGCCAGGCCGCCACCTATCGCAACGCTCGCGTCCTGCTCGCCGGAGACGCGGCGCACATCCACTCGCCAATCGGCGGACAGGGACTCAGCCTTGGTGTCCAGGACGCCGTGAACCTCGGGTGGAAGCTGGCGCAGGTGATCAAGGGAAGCTCACCGGACACCTTGCTCGACAGCTACAACGCCGAGCGACACCCGGTGGGGGCGCGCGTGCTCAAGGCGACGATGGCACAGGTGGCGCTGCATCGCGAGGATGCGCGCACGGTTGCGGCACGCGACATCATCGGCGAGTTGCTGCGAATGGATGAACCACGCCGCTACATCGCCGGGATGATGTCTGGGCTCGACATCCGCTACGAGCTGGGCGAGGGCCATCCGGTCCTCGGGCGCCGCATCCCCGATTTGGACATCGCCACCGAGCGCGGCCCGCAGCGCATCTTCTCCCTGCTGCATACCGCGCGTCCTGTGCTCCTCGACTTCGGCTCGGACCACGCACTCGACGTCACCGGATGGGAGGGGCGTGTGCGGCACCTCGTGTCGCGCTACGCCGGCCCCTGGACGCTCCCCGTACTCGGCCAAGTCACCGCACCCGCCGCGGTCCTCATCCGCCCCGACGGTTACGTGGCGTGGGCCGGCAACGGTACCAATCATGGATTGCGGGAAGCGCTCGGCACATGGTTCGGCCCACCAATCACTATGTGA
- a CDS encoding FRG domain-containing protein: MITNKSKRATSRARSGAPAIPLLTVDISSWQQFQNIVAGPRFRNWAFRGHGDAEWPLYSSLSRYVLAHGIHRDAWSSQEERIGRIFRRKAHLLLEHIPDEGDDFQWLALMQHHGAPTRLLDFTWSPYVAAFFALERATRDAAIWAIFIPALWREERTVRFPRLRRTMRADEIGLRRPGAYGAYYLGNDVPFVSSGEPIVMNKRLIAQSGTFVVPGVLDQPIDAILASYAKGEAAVAKFVLKTSALRAESMRELYTMNLTNATLFPDLDGLARSLAYELEFHWAFDPRTMARNPGY, encoded by the coding sequence ATGATCACGAACAAGTCAAAGCGCGCGACATCCCGTGCTCGCTCCGGCGCCCCCGCCATTCCCCTCCTCACCGTCGACATCTCCTCCTGGCAGCAGTTCCAGAACATCGTCGCCGGCCCACGCTTCCGGAACTGGGCCTTTCGCGGGCACGGCGACGCGGAGTGGCCGCTCTACAGTTCGCTCTCGCGCTACGTGCTCGCCCATGGGATCCATCGCGACGCATGGTCGAGCCAGGAGGAACGCATCGGGCGCATCTTCCGGCGCAAGGCACACCTCCTCCTCGAGCACATCCCGGACGAAGGGGACGACTTCCAGTGGCTGGCGCTGATGCAGCACCACGGGGCGCCGACGCGGTTGCTCGACTTCACCTGGTCGCCGTACGTCGCCGCCTTCTTCGCGTTGGAGCGCGCCACGCGCGATGCGGCGATTTGGGCGATCTTCATCCCGGCGCTCTGGCGCGAGGAGCGCACGGTCCGCTTCCCTCGGCTGCGGCGCACGATGCGCGCCGACGAGATCGGGCTCCGTCGCCCGGGCGCATACGGAGCGTACTACCTCGGCAACGACGTTCCCTTCGTGAGTTCGGGGGAGCCGATCGTGATGAACAAGCGGCTCATCGCGCAGTCCGGCACCTTCGTCGTCCCTGGGGTGCTGGACCAGCCGATCGACGCGATCCTCGCGTCGTACGCGAAGGGAGAGGCGGCGGTCGCGAAGTTCGTGCTGAAGACGAGCGCGCTGCGCGCGGAGTCGATGCGAGAGTTGTACACCATGAACCTGACGAACGCGACGCTGTTTCCCGATCTCGACGGCCTGGCGCGCTCGCTGGCCTACGAGCTGGAGTTCCACTGGGCATTCGATCCGCGGACGATGGCGCGCAATCCCGGCTACTGA
- a CDS encoding aspartate aminotransferase family protein: MTHDHDDAHGAPDALRRELQLAARRIAGYRDALHEAHVAPRLTRAELRATLDRPLPDDPLPLTQVIDELIAGATPGLMASAGPRYFGFVVGGSLDAALVADVLTSGWDQNAFNEALSPAAIAFEDVAGRWLKEALTLPASASVGFVTGAQGANTVGLAAARWWVLQQAGWDVGREGLFGAPRIRVLVGAERHATIDRALRFLGLGERAMEEVPVLANGAMDTAALAQALAHGAGIPTIVCAQAGNVNTGACDNLQHAADAARSANAWLHVDGAFGLWAAASARTRGLVDGIERADSWACDGHKWLNVPYDAGYAFCAHPDVHATSMAYTAAYLTGQVAGREFGGGDYVAESSRRARGFATWAALRALGRTGIAELVDRTCALARRFAQRLGALDGVTIMNEVVLNQVLLRVGDEATTNAIQRRLHDDGTLWLGATTWRGQRLLRISVSNWSTTEDDVDVCVAAIERAMRASG; the protein is encoded by the coding sequence ATGACGCACGACCACGACGACGCACACGGCGCCCCGGATGCGCTGCGCCGCGAGTTGCAGCTGGCCGCCAGGCGCATCGCCGGCTATCGCGACGCGCTCCACGAGGCGCACGTCGCCCCGCGTCTCACCCGCGCCGAGCTCCGCGCCACCCTCGACCGCCCCCTCCCTGACGATCCGCTCCCGCTCACCCAGGTCATCGACGAACTCATCGCCGGCGCCACTCCCGGCCTCATGGCCTCCGCCGGCCCGCGCTACTTCGGCTTCGTCGTCGGCGGATCGCTCGATGCCGCCTTGGTCGCCGACGTCCTCACCAGCGGCTGGGACCAGAACGCCTTCAACGAAGCGCTCTCCCCCGCCGCCATCGCCTTCGAGGACGTTGCCGGGCGCTGGCTCAAGGAGGCGCTCACGCTTCCAGCGTCGGCGTCGGTGGGGTTCGTGACCGGGGCGCAGGGCGCCAACACGGTGGGGCTGGCGGCGGCGCGGTGGTGGGTGTTGCAGCAGGCGGGGTGGGACGTGGGGCGCGAAGGACTCTTCGGTGCGCCGCGCATTCGCGTGCTGGTCGGCGCGGAGCGGCACGCGACGATCGATCGCGCGCTCCGCTTCCTCGGGCTCGGCGAACGGGCGATGGAGGAAGTCCCGGTGCTCGCCAACGGGGCGATGGATACGGCGGCACTCGCGCAGGCGCTGGCGCACGGCGCCGGCATCCCAACGATTGTCTGCGCCCAGGCGGGGAACGTGAACACGGGCGCCTGTGACAACCTGCAGCATGCCGCCGACGCCGCACGCTCGGCGAACGCCTGGCTGCATGTGGACGGTGCCTTCGGGCTCTGGGCGGCGGCAAGCGCACGCACTCGGGGCTTGGTCGACGGCATCGAGCGCGCCGACTCGTGGGCCTGTGACGGGCACAAGTGGCTCAACGTCCCCTACGACGCGGGATATGCCTTCTGCGCGCACCCGGACGTGCACGCGACGTCGATGGCGTACACGGCGGCCTACCTCACGGGGCAGGTGGCGGGGCGCGAGTTCGGGGGCGGCGACTACGTGGCGGAGTCGTCGCGGCGCGCGCGCGGCTTTGCCACGTGGGCCGCGCTGCGCGCGCTGGGGCGCACCGGCATCGCGGAGTTGGTGGACCGAACCTGCGCGCTGGCCCGCCGCTTTGCCCAACGGCTCGGCGCACTGGACGGTGTGACCATCATGAACGAGGTGGTGCTCAACCAGGTGCTGCTGCGAGTGGGCGACGAGGCGACGACGAACGCCATCCAGCGCCGCCTGCACGACGACGGGACGCTCTGGTTAGGCGCCACGACCTGGCGCGGGCAACGCCTCCTGCGCATCTCGGTCTCCAACTGGTCCACGACGGAAGACGACGTGGATGTGTGCGTGGCGGCGATCGAGAGAGCGATGCGGGCGAGCGGCTGA